In Oncorhynchus gorbuscha isolate QuinsamMale2020 ecotype Even-year linkage group LG02, OgorEven_v1.0, whole genome shotgun sequence, a single genomic region encodes these proteins:
- the LOC124013858 gene encoding PDZ and LIM domain protein 4-like isoform X2, producing MTHMEAQNRIKACMGELTLAVSRCEDKVWSPTVIEDGKTSPFMATLESESPQNFRPISTGPITGGYISGYSSGHNGSGYSRKPPYISEPPHLNNGNSKQLNNMQYNNPAGLYAHNNGSNGDRDRVLPKQMGSLCLSSPHSPEPPTHSPLGRNGNGPSFEVTTESDVYKMLQDPEEPASAPKQSGSFKYLQGILEAEDGGVSPTDRSGVRSLRSPVQSPVPKLGSPIPGPMGPMPGLQKLPQCTRCGNGIVGTIVKARDKLYHTECFMCDDCGLNLKQRGYFFIEENLYCETHAMARVQPPEGYDVVAVYPNSKVELV from the exons GTGTGAAGACAAAGTCTGGTCTCCAACTGTTATTGAAGATGGCAAGACCAGTCCATTCATGGCTACGTTGGAGTCTGAGTCCCCACAG AATTTCCGACCAATCAGCACTGGACCAATCACCGGTGGATACATCAGTGGCTACAGCAGCGGTCACAATGGCAGTGGATACAGCCGAAAACCCCCCTACATCTCTGAGCCACCGCACCTCAACAATGGCAACTCCAAGCAGCTCAACAACATGCAGTACAACAACCCAGCCGGCCTGTACGCACACAACAATGGCAGcaatggagacagagacagggtcttGCCAAAACAAATGGGCAGCCTGTGCCTGAGCTCCCCACACAG TCCTGAGCCTCCGACGCATTCTCCTCTGGGACGTAATGGGAACGGTCCTAGTTTTGAAGTCACCACAGAGTCAGACGTGTATAAGATGCTGCAGGACCCAGAGGAGCCAGCCTCTGCACCCAAACAGTCCGGCTCCTTCAAATACCTACAGGGCATACTGGAGGCAGAGGATGGAG GTGTGTCCCCCACTGACAGGTCTGGAGTGAGAAGCCTAAGGTCTCCAGTTCAATCCCCAGTCCCTAAATTGGGCAGCCCCATTCCTGGTCCCATGGGCCCCATGCCTGGCCTACAGAAACTCCCCCAGTGCACGCGCTGTGGCAACGGCATAGT GGGCACCATCGTGAAGGCCAGAGACAAACTGTACCACACAGAGTGCTTCATGTGTGATGACTGCGGCCTAAACCTCAAGCAGAGGGGCTACTTCTTCATTGAGGAGAACCTGTACTGTGAGACCCACGCCATGGCCCGTGTCCAGCCTCCTGAGGGATATGACGTGGTTGCAGTCTACCCCAATTCCAAGGTTGAACTAGTCTAA